Proteins encoded together in one Miscanthus floridulus cultivar M001 chromosome 16, ASM1932011v1, whole genome shotgun sequence window:
- the LOC136512136 gene encoding probable calcium-binding protein CML14 — MTRSAAPAAATASSSPAPKPQPQPQPHPHPQLRGSQLKQLREIFRRFDMDGDGSLTQLELAALLRSLGLRPTGEEARALLAAMDSDGNGAVEFGELAAAIAPLLTTQTHLVDQAQLLEVFRAFDRDGNGYISAAELARSMARLGQPLTFEELTRMMRDADADGDGVISFQEFAAVMAKSALDFLGVA, encoded by the coding sequence ATGACAAGGTCAGCAGCaccagcggcggcgacggcgtccTCCTCTCCGGCGCCGAAGCCTCAGCCTCAGCCACAGCCGCATCCACATCCGCAGCTGCGCGGGAGCCAGCTGAAGCAGCTGCGCGAGATCTTCCGGCGGTTCGACATGGACGGCGACGGCAGCCTAACGCAGCTAGAGCTAGCGGCGCTGCTGCGGTCGCTGGGCCTGCGCCCGACGGGGGAGGAGGCGCGCGCGCTGCTGGCGGCCATGGACTCGGACGGCAACGGGGCCGTGGAGTTCGGCGAGCTGGCGGCCGCCATCGCGCCGCTGCTCACCACGCAGACGCACCTCGTGGACCAGGCCCAGCTCCTGGAGGTGTTCCGCGCCTTCGACCGCGACGGCAACGGCTACATCTCCGCCGCCGAGCTGGCGCGCTCCATGGCGCGCCTGGGCCAGCCGCTCACCTTCGAGGAGCTCACGCGCATGATGCGCGACGCAGATGCCGACGGCGACGGCGTCATCAGCTTTCAGGAGTTCGCCGCCGTCATGGCCAAGTCCGCGCTCGACTTCCTCGGCGTCGCCTGA
- the LOC136512134 gene encoding probable isoprenylcysteine alpha-carbonyl methylesterase ICME, which translates to MQLASEHPAGGGGSAEREAFVPRGGPQHGLRRRTGPVPLDFSSPRSGRAGDGRRSTFREDVGHAAAETYLVTGLAFTLLGYLGVGYRWISQLIALLVYAVLLMPGFIKVGYYYFFSSQVIRSVVYGEQPRNRLDLYMPRDNSKSSPVVAFVTGGAWIIGYKAWGALLGRRLAERGIIVACIDYRNFPQGTISDMLSDASEAISFICNNVVSFGGDPNKIYLMGQSAGAHIAACALLEQAVKESKGENTYWNVAQIKAYFGLSGGYNIQNLVDHFHERGLYRSIFVSIMEGEESLPRFSPEIVAKKLSAETISLLPQIVLLHGTADYSIPSSASETFADVLKQAGGKVELQLYEGKTHTDVFLQDPLRGGRDKMLEDVLSVIHVDDASARERDASAPTPERLVYEWQIKLARQISPF; encoded by the exons ATGCAGCTCGCCAGCGAGCACCCCGCCGGCGGGGGCGGGAGCGCCGAGAGGGAGGCCTTCGTCCCGCGCGGCGGGCCCCAGCACGGCCTGCGCCGCCGCACCGGCCCCGTCCCGCTCGACTTCTCGAGCCCCCGCAGCGGCCGCGCGGGCGACGGGAGGCGCTCCACCTTCCGGGAGGACGTCGGGCACGCCGCCGCCGAGACCTACCTCGTCACGGGACTCGCCTTCACCCTGCTCGGATACCTCGG GGTTGGTTATCGGTGGATATCGCAGCTTATTGCACTCCTTGTGTATGCAGTTTTACTCATGCCTGgtttcataaaag TTGGGTACTACTATTTCTTTTCAAGTCAGGTTATTAGAAGTGTAGTCTATGGAGAACAACCAAGAAATAG GTTGGATTTGTACATGCCCAGAGATAACAGCAAATCCAGTCCAGTTGTGGCATTTGTAACTGGTGGAGCTTGGATCATTGG TTACAAGGCATGGGGTGCTCTCCTTGGAAGACGGTTAGCAGAGAGAGGAATTATAGTAGCTTGTATTGATTACAG AAATTTCCCTCAAGGAACAATAAGCGACATGCTCAGTGATGCTTCTGAGGCGATATCATTCATTTGTAACAATGTTGTTAGCTTTGGAGGGGATCCTAATAA AATCTACTTGATGGGTCAATCAGCAGGAGCACATATTGCGGCCTGTGCTCTCTTAGAGCAAGCAGTTAAAGAATCTAAGGGAGAGAATACCTATTGGAATGTGGCTCAAATAAAAGCATATTTTGGTTTATCTGGAGG ATACAACATCCAAAATTTGGTTGATCACTTTCATGAACGTGGTCTTTATCGTTCAATATTTGTCAG CATAATGGAGGGAGAGGAATCGCTGCCACGTTTCTCACCTGAAATTGTCGCCAAAAAATTAAGTGCAGAAACCATATCTCTACTACCTCAGATTGTACTATTGCATGGAACAGCAGATTACTCCATACCATCATCGGCCAG TGAAACTTTTGCGGATGTCCTTAAACAAGCTGGTGGAAAAGTAGAGTTACAATTATATGAAGGGAAAACACATACTGATGTTTTTTTACAG GATCCACTAAGGGGTGGCAGGGACAAAATGCTTGAAGATGTTTTATCTGTCATTCATGTTGATGATGCAAGTGCGCGTGAGAGGGACGCTTCGGCACCTACCCCAGAGCGCCTGGTTTATGAGTGGCAAATTAAATTGGCCCGCCAAATTAGTCCCTTCTAA
- the LOC136511860 gene encoding LOW QUALITY PROTEIN: serine/threonine-protein kinase 54-like (The sequence of the model RefSeq protein was modified relative to this genomic sequence to represent the inferred CDS: deleted 1 base in 1 codon), producing MKEGGGADVGFVRADQIDLKSLDEQLERHLSRAWTMEKRKEEASVGADHRGAGAGARQHSRRPRREDWEIDPAKLVVKGVIARGTFGTVHRGIYDAHDVAVKLLDWGEDGHRSEQDIQALRAAFSQEVSVWHKLDHPNVTKFIGAIMGARDLNIQTENGHIGMPTNICCVVVEYLPGGALKSFLIKNRRRKLAFKVVVQIALDLARGLSYLHSKKIVHRDVKTENMLLDKTRTVKIADFGVARLEASNPSDMTGETGTLGYMAPEVLNGNPYNRKCDVYSFGICLWEIYCCDMPYPDLSFSEVTSAVVRQNLRPEIPRCCPSSLANVMKRCWDANPDKRPEMAEVVSMLEAIDTSKGGGMIPVDQRPGCLACFRQYRGP from the exons ATGAAGGAGGGCGGCGGCGCGGACGTGGGGTTCGTGCGGGCGGACCAGATCGACCTCAAGAGCCTGGACGAGCAGCTGGAGCGCCACCTCAGCCGCGCCTGGACCATGGAGAAGCGCAAGGAGGAGGCCTCCGTGGGCGCCGACCatcgcggcgccggcgccggcgccaggCAGCACTCCCGGCGCCCGCGGAGGGAGGACTGGGAGATCGACCCCGCCAAGCTCGTCGTCAAGGGCGTCATCGCCCGCGGCACCTTCGGCACCGTCCACCGCGGCATCTACGACGCCCACGACGTCGCAG TGAAACTACTTGATTGGGGAGAGGATGGGCATAGGTCAGAACAAGACATTCAAGCACTAAGAGCAGCTTTTTCACAAGAGGTTTCTGTTTGGCATAAGCTTGACCATCCAAATGTAACTAAG TTTATAGGAGCTATAATGGGCGCAAGGGATCTGAATATTCAAACAGAAAACGGTCACATTGGCATGCCAACTAATATCTGCTGTGTTGTTGTGGAGTACCTTCCTGGTGGTGCACTAAAATCATTCCTGATAAAGAACAGGAGAAGGAAGTTAGCTTTTAAGGTCGTCGTCCAAATTGCTCTTGACCTTGCAAGGGG ATTAAGCTATCTTCATTCCAAGAAGATTGTGCATCGTGATGTGAAGACTGAAAATATGCTTCTTGATAAAACGAGAACTGTGAAAATTGCTGATTTTGGTGTTGCTCGCCTTGAAGCTTCTAATCCCAGTGATATGACCGGTGAAACTGGAACACTTGGTTACATGGCACCTGAG GTTCTCAATGGAAATCCATACAACAGGAAATGTGATGTTTATAGCTTCGGGATCTGTTTGTGGGAGATATACTGC TGTGATATGCCATATCCTGATTTGAGCTTCTCAGAGGTCACATCTGCTGTTGTCCGTCAG AACTTGAGGCCAGAGATACCACGTTGCTGTCCAAGCTCTTTAGCAAATGTGATGAAGCGTTGCTGGGACGCGAACCCTGACAAGCGACCTGAGATGGCTGAAGTGGTGTCCATGTTGGAAGCAATCGACACATCGAAGGGTGGAGGCATGATCCCTGTAGATCAGCGACCAGGATGCCTTGCATGCTTCCGGCAGTACAGAGGTCCATGA